One genomic window of Cannabis sativa cultivar Pink pepper isolate KNU-18-1 chromosome 2, ASM2916894v1, whole genome shotgun sequence includes the following:
- the LOC115719751 gene encoding protein AUXIN RESPONSE 4 — protein MAIITEEEEEDHQEPIQSQKKSTKPQEPSSSSTSSTKIPKSEHSNPFAFWFYFTIIVSVITSVFISFNSLSSQDPKSWFLSLPASLRQHYSKGRTIKVQTHPNQSPIEVFTVEHGPVASENVVLVHGLGLSSYSFRETIRSLGAKGVHAVAIDLPGNGFSDKSVTEAGVGQTGVLERFWEVYSEIQEKGVFWAFDEIISTGQIPYEEIEARMTSKRRVVKPIEMDPEDIGKVLGQVIETLGLAPVHLVLHDSALGMSANWVLENSKSVRSVTLIDTNPRSRPALPLWMLDIPVIRELLLGLPFGYSWLIKSFCSKGISATDLEAHRALLRSKDARSAIVGMGKKTNYSFDMASWGGSDELKGVPLQVLWSDSWSEQWTNEGRRVADSLEQATFVTHPGGRWPQEDAADKVAQSIVQFVSSLPPTVRKIEEEPIPEHIQKLLDEAKNNGDHHHHHHHGHGEHDHHHGRHGHEAGYIDAYGLGGQGHGAHGW, from the exons ATGGCGATTATtacagaggaagaagaagaagatcacCAGGAACCCATACAATCACAAAAGAAAAGTACCAAGCCCCAAGAACCCAGTTCGTCTTCAACCTCAAGCACCAAAATCCCCAAGTCAGAACATTCAAATCCGTTTGCTTTCTGGTTTTACTTCACTATTATAGTTTCGGTTATCACATCAGTTTTTATCTCATTCAATTCTCTCTCCTCTCAAGATCCCAAATCATGGTTTCTTAGTTTACCAGCTAGTCTACGACAACACTACTCAAAGGGTCGGACAATAAAGGTCCAAACGCACCCAAATCAGTCTCCGATTGAAGTTTTCACCGTTGAGCATGGTCCCGTTGCTTCCGAAAACGTTGTTCTAGTTCATGGATTGGGTCTTAGCTCGTATTCTTTTCGTGAAACTATTCGATCTTTGGGTGCCAAAGGAGTCCATGCTGTTGCCATTGATTTACCTGGAAATGGGTTTTCGGATAAATCGGTGACAGAGGCCGGAGTTGGACAAACTGGGGTTTTAGAGAGGTTTTGGGAAGTGTACAGTGAAATTCAAGAAAAGGGTGTGTTTTGGGCTTTCGATGAGATAATTTCAACTGGGCAAATTCCTTATGAAGAAATCGAAGCTCGAATGACTTCAAAGAGAAGGGTTGTGAAGCCGATTGAAATGGATCCAGAAGATATTGGTAAAGTATTGGGACAAGTAATTGAAACACTGGGTTTAGCTCCAGTTCATTTGGTTTTACACGATTCAGCTTTAGGGATGAGCGCAAATTGGGTTTTGGAGAACTCAAAGAGTGTCAGAAGTGTCACCCTTATTGATACCAATCCAAGATCAAGACCCGCTTTGCCTTTGTGGATGTTGGACATACCAGTGATTAGGGAACTTTTGTTGGGGCTTCCGTTTGGATATTCATGGTTGATCAAGTCTTTCTGTTCGAAAGGGATCTCGGCCACAGATTTGGAGGCTCATAGAGCTCTCTTGAGAAGTAAGGATGCCAGGAGTGCGATTGTTGGAATGGGAAAGAAGACTAATTACAGCTTTGATATGGCATCGTGGGGTGGTTCGGATGAACTGAAAGGTGTGCCTTTGCAAGTGCTTTGGTCAGACAGTTGGTCCGAACAATGGACTAACGAGGGGAGACGAGTTGCAGATTCACTTGAACAAGCAACTTTTGTTACACATCCGGGTGGAAGGTGGCCTCag GAGGATGCTGCTGATAAGGTAGCCCAAAGCATTGTGCAGTTTGTGTCTTCATTACCCCCAACTGTCAGAAAAATTGAGGAAGAGCCAATCCCAGAACATATCCAGAAATTGCTTGATGAAGCGAAAAACAATGGCGATCATcaccaccatcatcatcatGGTCATGGTGAGCATGATCACCACCATGGTAGGCATGGTCATGAAGCTGGTTATATAGATGCGTATGGGCTTGGGGGTCAAGGTCATGGTGCtcatggatggtag
- the LOC115719750 gene encoding aminopeptidase P2 has product MQSLPSQAMRPFSLTQSLPSHSRYFRFIPNCFPIFHQFKSHPKFLSISPKAPLLTVRNCSSISAKPSSELRKKRANSEPDEKLRALRQLFSKSGIDAYIVPSQDAHQSEFIAECYMRRAYLSGFTGSAGTAVVTKDKAALWTDGRYFLQAEKQLGSSWILMRAGNLGVPTTSEWLNDVLAPGGRVGIDPFLFSWDAAEELRQAISKKNHELVFLYDTNLVDEIWKEARPKPPNKLIRVHDLKYAGLDVASKLSSLRTELADAGSSAIVISMLDEIAWLLNLRGSDVPHSPVMYAYLIVEIEKAKLFVDNSKVTPDVMKHLKDAGIELRPYESILSEVESLAAHGATLWLDRSSVNAAIVDTYNSACERYYEHLEKLDKTQMNDDLNGWSAAPAGIYKMSPVSYAKAIKNDAELEGMRNCHLRDAAALAQFWAWLEEEIHKDVKLTEVEVADKLLEFRSKQSGFMDTSFDTISGSGANGAIIHYKPEPESCSIVEANKLFLLDSGAQYVDGTTDITRTVHFTEPTAREKDCFTRVLKGHIAIDQAVFPENTPGFVLDAFARSSLWKTGLDYRHGTGHGVGAALNVHEGPQSISFRYGNLTPLQKGMIVSNEPGYYEDHAFGIRIENLLSVKEVDTPNRFGGIEYLGFEKLTFTPIQAKLIDLTLLSAEEITWLNDYHSQVWEKVSPLLEGSAHQWLWNNTRPVIKQ; this is encoded by the exons ATGCAATCACTACCATCACAAGCCATGCGCCCTTTCTCTCTCACACAGTCTCTTCCTTCTCACTCTCGTTACTTCCGTTTCATCCCTAACTGCTTCCCTATTTTCCACCAATTCAAGTCTCACCCCAAATTTCTCAGTATTTCCCCCAAAGCTCCTTTATTGACTGTCCGAAACTGCTCTTCCATTTCCGCTAAGCCATCTTCGGAGCTCCGCAAGAAACGCGCCAACTCTGAGCCCGACGAGAAGCTTCGAGCCCTCCGTCAACTCTTCTCCAAGTCCGGCATCGACGCCTATATCGTCCCATCTCAGGATGCGCATCAG AGCGAGTTTATTGCTGAATGTTATATGAGGAGGGCCTACCTATCTGGCTTTACGGGTAGTGCTGGAACTGCTGTTGTAACAAAGGATAAAGCAGCTCTATGGACAGACGGACGCTATTTTCTTCAG GCTGAAAAGCAATTAGGTTCTAGTTGGATTCTAATGCGAGCTGGTAATCTTGGAGTTCCTACCACTAGTGAATGGCTTAATGATGTATTAGCTCCTGGTGGGAGAGTTGGCATTGACCCT TTCCTTTTTTCTTGGGATGCAGCAGAGGAACTGAGGCAGGCCATTTCCAAAAAGAATCATGAATTGGTTTTCCTATATGATACCAACCTAGTGGATGAAATATGGAAAGAAGCTAGACCAAAGCCTCCGAACAAACTGATTCGTGTGCATGACTTAAAATATGCTGGATTAGATGTGGCATCAAAATTGTCTTCTTTGAGGACGGAACTTGCCGATGCTGGATCATCTGCAATTGTTATATCCATGCTTGATGAAATTGCCTGGTTGTTGAACTTG AGAGGAAGTGATGTCCCACATTCACCTGTTATGTATGCATACTTGATAGTGGAGATCGAGAAGGCAAAATTATTTGTAGATAATTCTAAAGTCACCCCAGATGTGATGAAGCACCTGAAGGATGCTGGGATTGAGTTGAGGCCATACGAGTCCATTCTCTCTGAAGTAGAAAG CTTGGCAGCACACGGAGCTACATTATGGTTGGATAGATCTTCTGTCAATGCTGCTATTGTTGACACCTACAATTCAGCCTGTGAAAGATATTATGAGCACCTAGAGAAATTAGATAAGACTCAGATGAATGATGACCTCAATGGTTGGTCAGCTGCCCCTGCTGGAATTTATAAAATGTCTCCTGTCTCTTATGCAAAAGCAATTAAAAATGATGCCGAATTAGAAGGAATGAGAAACTGTCATTTAAG GGATGCAGCTGCCCTAGCACAATTTTGGGCCTGGTTGGAAGAGGAAATTCACAAGGATGTGAAATTAACAGAGGTGGAAGTTGCAGACAAGCTTCTTGAATTTCGTTCGAAGCAGAGTGGCTTCATGGACACAAGCTTTGACACTATAAGTG GTTCTGGTGCAAATGGTGCAATTATACATTACAAACCAGAGCCAGAAAGTTGTAGTATCGTGGAAGCAAATAAACTCTTCCTATTAGACAGCGGTGCTCAATATGTTGATGGAACTACAGACATAACAAGGACCGTCCATTTCACTGAGCCCACAGCACGAGAAAAAGATTGCTTCACACGAGTTTTAAAG GGTCATATAGCTATTGATCAAGCAGTATTCCCTGAAAATACCCCTGGTTTTGTGTTGGATGCATTTGCTCGTTCATCCCTTTGGAAGACTGGACTTGATTATCGACATG GAACTGGCCATGGCGTAGGAGCTGCGTTAAATGTTCATGAGGGCCCTCAAAGTATTAGTTTTCGATATGGAAATCTGACTCCTCTACAGAAAGGCATGATTGTTAGCAATGAACCTGGCTATTATGAAGATCATGCCTTTGGAATTCGAATTGAA AATCTGCTCTCTGTGAAAGAGGTTGATACACCAAATCGTTTTGGAGGTATTGAATATCTGGGGTTTGAAAAACTCACATTTACTCCTATCCAG GCTAAATTGATTGACTTGACTTTGCTTTCTGCGGAGGAGATAACTTGGCTTAATGATTACCATTCTCAGGTTTGGGAAAAG GTCTCCCCATTGCTGGAGGGTTCCGCACATCAGTGGCTCTGGAACAACACTCGACCAGTCATCAAGCAGTGA